The following coding sequences are from one Schizosaccharomyces osmophilus chromosome 1, complete sequence window:
- the ess1 gene encoding DUF866 family protein, C1orf123-like protein, whose product MVKFALNLQAELAGISSLSPKEEEAFYYMFEVECGSCHDIHKNPIGICRSEAHDIPGSKGEANLIWTCKNCKPLSVAFSLTRIPKANNAF is encoded by the exons atGGTCAAGTTTGCGTTGAATCTTCAGGCTGAACTTGCTGGCATTTCTAGCCTAAGcccaaaggaagaagaggcCTTTTATTACATGTTTGAAGTTGAATGTGGATCTTGTCATGACATTCACAAAAACCCTATTGGTATTTGTCGATCCGAAGCTCATGACATTCCTGGAAGCAAGGGAGAAGCCAACTTGATTTGGACATGTAAGAATTGCAAG CCATTGTCAGTCGCTTTCAGCCTTACACGAATTCCCAAAGCCAACAACGCCTTCTAG